In one window of Larimichthys crocea isolate SSNF unplaced genomic scaffold, L_crocea_2.0 scaffold100, whole genome shotgun sequence DNA:
- the dcst2 gene encoding DC-STAMP domain-containing protein 2, which translates to MKAGQRKRHLTDPDVTVQVERGGVTQAVRGVLNRSAGRARRSSWRKVKGHLLEGGRSLVAFVLGLLLASLYGVTALFLQKQPLWLCVHTTLAVAVLAAFGMGLSAAVRADVTVMLPSLCSARGRNFLLFLFASMLLSGPVTNTLENTERAAASLLCGAELAANQTQELMQKAATPLFSALDRIRAVSRNARAAAQRVENFIHALTDSVRHVARTLRNVLHFLVDIGEVCNVKLGSPYRKCRAVFAEARADCSDLLGEFNFLCDIIDVFLPLCSLARAGELFCVIPSYIADHLKKRLAAPTVAAFERMKREFDFNVSALVTFDLDANSSRSLQQVTQDIMEDVSSELHVLQKLSTPLAYGGLVLLACSFLRAARYRRRYLRQLDFDNVYISAQFEELDQQVTSGGGASVLPITSREARTYITPLSFHLTGRERRAVLVGVVSVLRHLVMGGLLVALDFLVFWMLDQVQHQVKGDVVARAPVTVAVQVNGSGYASDLFRDLVASFDVLQGGNITVISRKCLLEPSEPDHATYFILGFLLGLALLVSLSGGLVQRCRRLVCASHYPERELDRIRFLRQQILDQRRMMGRALRRSAARRTTNGGGVPWLPGAAHLSHLLGLSSVTCLACGEVVRQGEDNMVTCGVTQCSGLYCRPCFCSLGNTCVVCARPLTFQEDGEEELDSSDDEQLRMVSMATRQRSAGRSDSRQSGGGGLQSDSDLSEVDMTYQDRPGSDDSDASFYSIISPETLSLQNQT; encoded by the exons ATGAAGGCtggacagaggaagagacacCTGACTGATCCTGATGTCACAGTCCAGGTGGAGAGGGGCGGAGTCACACAGGCTGTCAGAGGAGTCCTGAACAG GTCAGCAGGACGCGCCCGtcgcagcagctggaggaaggtcaaaggtcacctgtTGGAGGGTGGGCGGAGCCTTGTGGCGTTTGTGTTGGGGCTGCTGTTGGCGTCTCTGTACGGGGTCACGGCGCTCTTCCTGCAGAAAcagcctctgtggctgtgcGTCCACACCACGCTGGCTGTGGCCGTCCTGGCGGCCTTCGGCATGGGCCTGTCGGCCGCCGTCCGGGCCGACGTCACGGTCATGCTGCCTTCACTGTGCTCAG CTCGTGGCAGgaacttcctcctcttcctgtttgccTCCATGTTGCTGTCGGGCCCTGTCACCAACACGCTCGAGAACACGGAGCGAGCCGCCGCCAGTCTGCTGTGTGGAGCCGAGctggcagccaatcagacgcaGGAACTGATGCAGAAAGCAGCCACGCCTCTTTTCT ctGCGTTGGACCGGATCCGGGCGGTCAGCAGGAACGCTCGCGCTGCAGCACAAAGAGTCGAGAACTTCATCCACGCTCTGACCGACAGCGTCCGCCATGTCG ctcgtACTCTGAGGAACGTCCTCCACTTCCTGGTGGACATCGGCGAAGTGTGCAACGTCAAACTGGGCTCTCCGTACAGGAAGTGCCGGGCGGTGTTCGCGGAGGCTCGGGCCGACTGCTCCGACCTGCTGGGAGAGTTCAACTTCCTGTGTGACATCATAGACGTCTTCCTGCCGCTCTGCAGCCTCGCCCGCG CTGGCGAGCTCTTCTGCGTCATCCCCTCCTACATCGCTGACCACCTGAAGAAACGTCTGGCCGCTC CCACCGTAGCAGCGTTTGAGCGGATGAAGCGGGAATTTGACTTCAACGTCTCGGCcttggtgacctttgacctggaCGCCAACAGCAGCCGCTCTCTGCAGCAGGTGACTCAGGACATCATGGAGGACGTTTCATCAGAGCTGCACGTGCTCCAGAAACTGAGCACGCCGCTCGCGTATGGCGGCCTCGTCCTGCTCGCCTGCTCCTTCCTGAG GGCGGCACGGTACCGACGCAGGTATCTCCGTCAGCTCGACTTTGATAACGTCTACATCAGTGCTCAGTTCGAAGAGCTCGACCAACAGGTGACCTCAGGGGGCGGAGCCTCAGTCCTGCCAATTACAAGCAGAGAAGCCCGGACCTACATCACACCAC TTTCCTTTCACCTGACTGGCCGAGAGCGGCGTGCTGTGCTGGTGGGCGTGGTCTCGGTCCTCAGACACCTGGTGATGGGCGGCCTGCTGGTGGCGCTGGACTTCCTGGTGTTCTGGATGCTGGATCAGGTGCAGCACCAGGTGAAGGGCGACGTCGTGGCCAGAG CACCGGTGACAGTGGCGGTGCAGGTGAATGGGTCCGGTTACGCCTCCGACCTCTTCAGAGACCTGGTGGCTTCGTTCGACGTGCTGCAGGGAGGAAACATCACAGTGATCAGCAGGAAGTGTCTGCTGGAGCCGTCGGAGCCGGACCACGCCACATATTTCATCCTGG gGTTCTTGTTGGGTCTGGCTCTGCTTGTGTCTCTGAGCGGAGGACTCGTGCAGCGCTGCAGACGACTCGTGTGTGCTTCACATTatccagagagagagctg GACAGGATCCGTTTCCTCCGGCAGCAGATCCTGGATCagaggaggatgatgggaaGAGCCTTgaggaggtctgcagccaggagGACAACTAACGGAGGAGGAGTGCCATG gttaCCTGGAGcagctcacctgtctcacctgctgGGTCTGTCATCAGTCACCTGTCTGGCCTGCGGCGAGGTGGTGAGACAGGGTGAAGACAACATGGTCACCTGTGGTGTCACTCAGTGTTCAG GCCTGTACTGTCGgccatgtttctgcagtttgGGAAACACGTGTGTCGTCTGTGCGCGACCTCTGACCTTCCAGGAAGACGGCGAGGAGGAGCT TGACTCCAGTGATGACGAGCAGCTCAGGAtggtctccatggcaacacGCCAAAGATCAGCTGGACGCTCAGACAGTCGGCAGAGTGGCGGCGGCGGGCTTCAGTCTGACTCTGATCTCAG TGAAGTAGACATGACGTACCAGGACCGACCTGGCTCAGACGACAGCGACGCCTCCTTCTACTCCATCATCTCACCAGAAACACTCAGCCTCCAGAACCAGACCTGA
- the LOC104933530 gene encoding E3 ubiquitin-protein ligase DCST1 gives MVPSMLGSRGRAYLMLFILSVLCRGPIYNIRQNVETAALSLSCNLDLQVQHSRSLWRHAITPVMLITQELMDDKPQFESEAVSVSRKFQDIRDEVVLQYGYDRFTHANSTQEQFTAKTMMQCDSVVDEGVQRCVDWFGLRWAECMEAVPVPVINHVLCVSMKFHFLCDVMRVMTPWCRQQIPVEGNFGQLFDQLNLSVDLLSREFSTELVVQEQQQQEVLGGALLDQEFTQAVRRSFNKLTSTMDQLLDALQLLLSFTFITIFTQAFGYLRQYRTDVRFDNIYITTYFRLIDTRRRRAGKRCLLPLEQSEKKKLIDPCSLKIHPEELKQVTSGVFQVLSVSLLSVVLLTVDFSLFHVLDIVSRHTFMQFNLTSSHQVDIRVGGDSMMARLLRKTVSAFNSSSSLDIQTDNQVCVSPPSSLSVGVYVSCVCCVLLVVLFSCLQVYTNRLRRAIAAFYHPKREKKRVLFLYNLQIQSQTSFSNRKRIIQRGQSSRTVCEALSRCGRHLCHHKQQEVSDSEETRYDPA, from the exons ATGGTTCCCAGCATGCTCGGCTCCCGCGGTCGAGCGTACCTGATGCTGTTCATCCTGTCAGTGCTCTGCAGAg GTCCGATCTATAACATCCGTCAGAATGTGGAGACGGCGGCTCTGTCTCTGAGCTGTAATCTGGACCTGCAGGTCCAACACAGCCGCTCACTGTGGAGGCACGCCATCACACCCGTCATGCTCATCACACAGGAACTCATG GACGATAAACCTCAGTTTGAGTCGGAGGCCGTGAGCGTCAGCAGGAAGTTTCAGGACATCAGAGACGAGGTCGTCCTTCAGTACGGCTACGACCGCTTCACACATGCTAACAGCACGCAGGAGCAGTTCACTGCAAAGACCATGATGCAGTGCGACA gcgtGGTGGATGAGGGCGTGCAGAGGTGTGTTGACTGGTTCGGCCTCAGGTGGGCGGAGTGTATGGAGGCCGTCCCCGTCCCCGTCATCAACCACGTCCTGTGTGTCTCCATGAAGTTCCACTTCCTGTGTGATGTCATGAGAG tgatGACTCCGTGGTGCCGGCAGCAGATCCCCGTGGAGGGAAACTTCGGTCAGCTGTTCGATCAGTTGAACCTTTCCGTCGACCTTCTGTCCAGAGAGTTCAGCACCGAGCTCGTCGTGCAG gagcagcagcagcaggaggtgcTGGGTGGAGCTCTGTTGGATCAGGAGTTCACTCAGGCCGTCAGGAGGTCCTTCAACAAGCTGACGAGCACCATGGACCAGCTGCTGGACgccctgcagctgctgctgtccttcaccttcatcaccatcttcaCCCA ggcTTTTGGTTACCTCAGACAGTACCGCACAGATGTTCGATTCGACAACATCTACATCACCACCTACTTCAGACTGATCGACACTCGCCGGAGGAGAGCg GGGAAACGTTGTCTGTTGCCCCTGGAAcagtcagagaagaagaagttgatCGACCCCTGCAGTCTAAAGATTCACCCTGAGGAGCTCAAACAAGTG acctcaggtgtgtttcaggtgctgtctgtctctctgctgtctgtcgtCCTGCTAACCGTGGACTTCTCACTGTTCCACGTTTTGGACATCGTCAGCAGACACACCTTCATGCAGTTCAACCTGacca GTAGCCACCAGGTGGACATCAGAGTGGGCGGAGACTCCATGATGGCCCGCCTCCTGAGGAAGACGGTTTCAGCCTTCAACAGCTCGTCCAGCCTCGACATCCAAACCGACAACCAAG TGTGCGtgtctcccccctcctccctctctgtgggtgtgtatgtcagctgtgtgtgttgcgtCCTCTTGGTGGTGCTCTTCAGCTGCCTGCAGGTTTACACCAACCGCCTCCGCCGGGCCATCGCTGCCTTCTACCACcccaag agggagaagaagagagtcTTGTTTCTCTACAATCTGCAGATCCAGAGTCAGACTTCCTTTTCTAACAGGAAACGCATCATCCAGCGTGGGCAGAGCAGCAGGACG gtgtgtgaggCTCTGAGCAGGTGTGGCCGTCACCTCTGTCACCATAAGCAACAGGAAGTGTCCGACTCAGAGGAGACACGCTACGACCCGGCTTAG